A portion of the Burkholderia sp. GAS332 genome contains these proteins:
- a CDS encoding cysteinyl-tRNA synthetase — MPLALYDTWSRTLRAFTPIQADRVGLYCCGPTVYDHAHIGNLRTYVFEDVLRRVLGLNGYTVRHVVNITDVGHLVSDADEGEDKMEKGSRRTGESAWAIAERYTAAFMRDWHALNLLEPAVWCRATDHIAEQIDFIAELERNGYIYRTADGIYFDTSQQDDYGYLARLDVAGLQAGKRVALGEKRHATDFALWKFSPPDTKRQMEWDSPWGRGFPGWHIECSAMSAKYLGSWFDIHCGGEDHIAVHHSNEIAQTQARHGTRLANFWMHGHFLTLDAGKMSKSGGDFVRLQTLIERGIDPLAYRYLCLGAHYRSTLRFNPEALDAAQSALDRLRRSYVQWPEGGTPDLSLVARFKAEVDQDLNLPRALAVLWEVVRSDLPATTRRATVDRFDVVLGLRLADWKEDLPAIPADIALLFDEREMARAAKDWNEADRLREQLRAEGWIVEDGRSGQVLRPRDTGT, encoded by the coding sequence ATGCCGCTCGCCCTGTACGACACCTGGTCGCGCACCTTGCGCGCTTTCACGCCCATTCAAGCGGACCGCGTGGGCCTGTATTGCTGCGGCCCTACGGTGTACGACCACGCACATATCGGCAATCTTCGAACCTACGTGTTCGAAGACGTGCTGCGCCGCGTGCTGGGGTTGAACGGCTATACCGTGCGGCACGTCGTCAATATCACCGACGTCGGTCATCTGGTCTCGGATGCCGACGAAGGCGAAGACAAAATGGAGAAGGGCAGCCGGCGCACCGGCGAGTCAGCGTGGGCGATCGCGGAGCGCTATACCGCGGCTTTCATGCGGGACTGGCACGCGCTGAACCTGCTGGAGCCAGCAGTGTGGTGCCGCGCGACCGATCACATCGCCGAACAGATCGATTTCATCGCCGAACTCGAGCGCAACGGCTACATCTATCGTACAGCCGACGGCATCTACTTCGACACGAGTCAACAGGACGATTACGGCTATCTCGCGCGTCTTGATGTAGCCGGGTTGCAGGCCGGCAAACGTGTTGCGCTGGGAGAGAAGCGGCACGCGACGGATTTCGCGCTGTGGAAATTCAGTCCACCGGACACGAAACGGCAAATGGAGTGGGATAGTCCATGGGGGCGAGGCTTTCCCGGCTGGCATATCGAATGCTCGGCGATGTCGGCGAAGTACTTAGGCTCGTGGTTCGACATTCATTGCGGCGGAGAAGATCACATCGCCGTGCATCACAGCAATGAAATCGCGCAGACTCAGGCACGCCATGGAACCCGCCTCGCGAACTTCTGGATGCACGGCCATTTCCTCACGCTGGACGCCGGCAAGATGTCGAAGTCGGGCGGTGACTTCGTACGCCTGCAAACCTTGATCGAGCGCGGCATCGATCCGCTCGCGTATCGCTACCTATGCCTGGGCGCGCACTATCGAAGCACGTTGCGCTTCAATCCGGAAGCGCTCGATGCCGCGCAATCCGCGTTGGACCGTTTGCGCAGATCTTATGTGCAGTGGCCGGAAGGCGGTACGCCTGATTTGAGTTTGGTGGCCCGCTTCAAGGCCGAGGTCGATCAGGATCTGAACTTGCCGCGCGCGCTTGCTGTGTTGTGGGAGGTGGTGAGAAGCGATCTTCCGGCGACGACACGGCGAGCGACGGTCGATCGCTTCGACGTCGTGCTCGGACTACGGCTAGCCGACTGGAAGGAGGACCTGCCTGCGATTCCCGCTGATATCGCGCTTCTCTTCGATGAGCGTGAAATGGCCCGCGCGGCTAAGGACTGGAACGAGGCTGATCGTCTGCGTGAGCAATTAAGAGCCGAGGGCTGGATAGTGGAAGACGGTCGGAGTGGGCAGGTGCTGCGTCCGCGCGATACAGGGACGTAA
- a CDS encoding mannose-1-phosphate guanylyltransferase / mannose-6-phosphate isomerase, with product MHIHPVILCGGSGTRLWPMSRGGYPKQYLKLTGENTLVQQTALRLRGIADIASPIVVTNNEQRFLVAEQLRQVDVVSSAIVLEPASRNTAPAIAVAALLAMRESPDSLLLVLPSDHVITGEAAFIKAAEAAAQIARDGYLVTFGITPTEPHTGYGYIRAGSTLEGAQNFVVDSFVEKPDAETAQRFLADGRYYWNSGMFMLKASTYMEELRRYEPEIAKQAELSLEGAQRDNDFVRLEAESFSACPNISVDHAVMEKTKRAAVVAVADLGWNDIGSWTALADIAARDAQDNALMGDVLTDAVTNSYIRAEHRLVAAIGLDNIVIVETADAVLVAHRDQAQDVKKIVAQLNAMGRHESVTHRRVVRPWGSYEGIDSGDRFQVKRIVVSPGAQLSLQMHHHRAEHWIVVKGTALVTNGDNEIILTENQSTYIPLGVTHRLLNPGKIPLELIEVQSGAYLGEDDIVRFEDTYGRVAKA from the coding sequence ATGCATATTCATCCAGTGATTCTTTGCGGCGGAAGCGGCACCCGGCTGTGGCCGATGTCGCGTGGCGGATATCCGAAGCAATATCTCAAGTTGACGGGCGAAAACACACTGGTTCAGCAAACCGCATTGCGTTTGCGGGGCATTGCCGACATCGCATCGCCGATCGTCGTCACCAATAATGAACAGCGCTTTCTCGTCGCCGAGCAGTTGCGCCAGGTCGATGTCGTGTCGTCGGCAATCGTGCTCGAACCGGCCAGCCGCAACACGGCGCCGGCTATCGCGGTGGCGGCGTTGCTGGCCATGCGCGAAAGCCCCGACTCATTGCTGCTGGTTCTGCCGTCCGATCACGTGATTACCGGCGAAGCGGCTTTCATCAAAGCCGCCGAAGCCGCTGCGCAGATTGCCAGAGACGGCTATCTGGTTACTTTTGGCATCACGCCAACCGAACCGCACACCGGCTACGGCTACATCCGTGCAGGCTCGACACTCGAAGGCGCGCAGAATTTTGTGGTCGACTCCTTCGTCGAAAAACCGGATGCGGAGACGGCGCAGCGTTTCCTCGCTGATGGGCGCTACTACTGGAACAGCGGCATGTTCATGCTTAAAGCTTCCACCTACATGGAAGAACTGCGCCGCTATGAGCCCGAGATCGCGAAGCAGGCGGAGCTTTCGCTGGAAGGTGCGCAACGCGACAACGATTTTGTGCGTCTCGAAGCAGAGAGCTTCTCGGCCTGTCCGAACATCTCGGTCGATCATGCCGTGATGGAAAAAACGAAACGCGCCGCCGTGGTCGCAGTAGCGGATCTCGGCTGGAACGACATCGGCTCGTGGACTGCGCTTGCAGATATTGCCGCACGTGACGCGCAAGACAATGCGCTGATGGGCGACGTGCTGACCGATGCAGTGACCAATTCGTATATCCGCGCTGAACACCGGCTGGTGGCCGCGATCGGGCTGGATAACATCGTGATCGTTGAGACTGCCGATGCCGTGCTCGTGGCGCATCGCGACCAGGCACAAGACGTCAAGAAGATCGTGGCGCAGTTGAATGCCATGGGACGTCACGAGTCGGTCACGCACCGCCGTGTGGTGCGGCCGTGGGGATCGTACGAAGGCATCGACAGCGGCGACCGGTTCCAGGTCAAGCGCATCGTCGTTAGCCCCGGCGCGCAACTGAGCTTGCAGATGCACCATCATCGCGCGGAACATTGGATCGTCGTCAAGGGCACCGCGCTCGTCACCAACGGCGATAACGAGATCATCCTGACTGAAAATCAATCGACGTACATTCCGCTCGGGGTCACGCATCGGTTGCTGAATCCGGGCAAGATTCCGCTCGAGTTGATCGAGGTGCAGTCGGGCGCTTATCTTGGCGAGGACGATATCGTCCGCTTCGAAGATACCTATGGGCGTGTAGCGAAGGCTTAA
- a CDS encoding Acetyltransferase (GNAT) family protein translates to MYAVQSERARAPHQGRESGVLQFRPARAEDAEACAPLMFASGVREFGFFLGEPDDRCIEFLEFAFTSKHGRFSFRRHSVAVTGDDKVIAVLAVHDGRNIWFDDPHVALMLLVFFGVRRTVGMLLRGLVLESELPAPKSVQTLIAHCATDEQMRGTGVFSALFTHALRAGLMQHEPDRQIVLDVLVSNRRAYDLYQRLGFVELPRRAPISRRLPHQLESIRMQLMRRA, encoded by the coding sequence ATGTACGCCGTTCAATCAGAGCGCGCTCGCGCGCCGCATCAGGGTCGGGAATCGGGCGTGTTGCAGTTCCGCCCAGCGCGAGCGGAAGACGCCGAGGCGTGCGCGCCGCTGATGTTCGCCTCGGGCGTGCGTGAATTCGGGTTCTTTCTCGGTGAACCCGACGACAGGTGCATTGAGTTTCTGGAATTCGCCTTCACGTCGAAACACGGCCGCTTCTCCTTCAGGCGGCACAGCGTCGCCGTGACGGGCGACGATAAGGTGATAGCTGTGCTTGCCGTGCATGACGGCCGGAACATCTGGTTCGACGATCCTCATGTTGCGCTGATGCTGTTGGTGTTCTTCGGCGTGCGCCGCACGGTTGGCATGTTGTTGCGTGGGCTGGTGCTGGAGAGTGAGTTGCCTGCGCCTAAGTCGGTGCAAACGCTGATTGCACATTGCGCGACGGATGAACAGATGCGGGGTACAGGCGTGTTCAGCGCGCTGTTTACCCATGCGTTGCGCGCGGGCCTGATGCAGCACGAACCCGATCGGCAGATCGTACTGGACGTACTGGTGAGCAATCGGCGTGCGTACGATTTGTATCAACGCCTGGGCTTTGTCGAGTTGCCGCGCCGAGCGCCGATCTCGCGCCGTTTGCCGCATCAACTGGAGTCGATACGAATGCAGCTTATGCGCCGGGCTTGA
- a CDS encoding 8-amino-7-oxononanoate synthase produces MGLGDHIRQQLAAKALMRQLERVSEEAQTPGAPLSAGGTRAAQDASRAALCSFETMPGYQQVEILRQMGEKLQVQSPFFRVHEGIAGATTQIGGTQYLNYANYNYLGLAGDPLVSARAKEAIDRYGTSASASRMVAGERPVQRELEAALASLYEVDDCVVFVSGHATNVTVIGSLFGPGDLIVHDSLAHNSIVQGAQLSGAKRLSFPHNDWHALDALLARVRHDYRRVLIAIEGLYSMDGDIPDLAQFVDIKRRHAAFLMVDEAHSLGVLGEKGKGVREHCGVASGDVDIWMGTLSKTLAGCGGFIAGSQALIDILRHLAPGFLYSVGLAPALAAASLAALERLVAEPERVALLRARGKQFLDEARAAGLDTGKSAGYAVVPIITGSTLKAAQWANAMFAEGINVQPIFYPAVEEKAARLRFFICSTHEPEQISQTIAALKRLPR; encoded by the coding sequence ATGGGATTGGGTGATCACATTCGCCAGCAACTCGCCGCGAAGGCGTTGATGCGGCAACTGGAACGCGTCTCCGAAGAGGCGCAAACGCCGGGCGCGCCGTTGTCGGCCGGCGGCACGCGCGCGGCGCAGGACGCTTCGCGCGCTGCGCTGTGCAGCTTCGAGACCATGCCGGGTTATCAGCAGGTCGAAATATTGCGGCAGATGGGCGAGAAGCTGCAGGTGCAGTCGCCGTTTTTTCGCGTGCACGAAGGCATTGCCGGTGCGACCACCCAGATCGGCGGCACGCAGTATCTGAACTACGCGAACTACAACTATCTCGGTCTTGCCGGCGATCCGCTCGTGTCCGCGCGCGCGAAAGAGGCGATCGACCGCTATGGCACGTCGGCGTCGGCGAGCCGGATGGTGGCGGGTGAACGGCCTGTGCAGCGCGAACTCGAAGCGGCGCTCGCCTCGTTGTACGAAGTGGACGATTGCGTCGTGTTCGTGAGCGGCCATGCAACCAACGTGACCGTGATCGGTTCGCTGTTCGGTCCCGGCGATCTGATCGTGCACGATTCGCTCGCGCATAACAGCATCGTGCAAGGCGCGCAACTGAGCGGTGCGAAACGGTTGAGCTTTCCGCACAACGACTGGCATGCGCTCGACGCGCTGCTCGCACGTGTGCGGCATGATTACCGGCGCGTGCTGATTGCGATCGAAGGTCTGTACAGCATGGACGGGGACATCCCCGATCTGGCGCAGTTCGTCGACATCAAGCGCCGGCATGCCGCGTTTCTGATGGTCGACGAGGCACACTCGCTCGGCGTGCTGGGCGAAAAGGGCAAGGGAGTTCGCGAGCATTGTGGCGTGGCGAGCGGCGATGTCGATATCTGGATGGGCACGCTCAGCAAGACGTTGGCAGGATGCGGTGGGTTCATCGCCGGTTCGCAGGCGCTGATCGATATCTTGCGGCATCTCGCGCCCGGGTTTCTGTATAGCGTGGGCCTCGCGCCCGCACTCGCGGCGGCGTCGCTCGCGGCGCTCGAACGGCTGGTTGCCGAACCAGAGCGGGTGGCGTTGCTGCGCGCGCGTGGCAAACAGTTTCTCGACGAAGCGCGCGCCGCCGGTCTCGACACCGGCAAAAGCGCGGGCTATGCGGTCGTGCCGATCATTACCGGCAGCACCCTGAAGGCGGCGCAGTGGGCCAACGCGATGTTTGCGGAAGGCATCAACGTGCAGCCGATTTTCTATCCGGCCGTCGAAGAGAAGGCGGCGCGTTTGCGGTTTTTCATCTGTTCGACGCATGAGCCGGAACAGATCAGCCAAACCATTGCGGCGCTCAAGCGCCTGCCTCGTTAA
- a CDS encoding UDP-3-O-[3-hydroxymyristoyl] N-acetylglucosamine deacetylase — MNAPAGWNCREGTLARPLTLSGHGLHTGRRVNVRILPAGADGPRGIVFRRMQGTRVLADLAVSPTLRRGQPLCTMLESADGVRVRTVEHLLASLLTCEIDRATVELDAEEVPILDGSAQPWIEAIRACGRTELPHAKRFIRVLRAVKIADGEGTRDERSISIEPSSAYEMGVRNDLKGFGALRWDGAVTPASFAEEIAPSRSYGRVKWAIPAILAGYVRGMPILRGARLSCTAAIVGNRVLGGMRVPDEFVRHRVLDLVGDMAMAGAPLLGRVIALRPSHEMNYRLVAELLATRDAWEWAEFPA, encoded by the coding sequence ATGAACGCTCCCGCAGGTTGGAACTGCCGTGAAGGGACGCTCGCCCGGCCGCTGACGTTAAGCGGCCACGGTTTGCATACCGGACGGCGTGTGAACGTGCGGATCCTCCCGGCCGGTGCCGATGGCCCGCGCGGCATCGTGTTCCGCCGCATGCAGGGCACGCGCGTGCTGGCTGATCTCGCGGTGAGCCCGACGTTGCGGCGCGGTCAGCCGCTTTGCACGATGCTCGAAAGCGCCGATGGCGTCCGTGTGCGTACTGTCGAGCACCTGCTGGCGTCGCTGCTGACCTGCGAAATCGATCGCGCGACGGTCGAACTGGATGCCGAAGAAGTGCCGATTCTAGACGGCAGCGCGCAGCCGTGGATCGAGGCGATCCGTGCATGCGGGCGGACCGAATTGCCCCATGCCAAGCGCTTCATTCGCGTGCTGCGTGCGGTGAAGATTGCCGACGGCGAAGGCACGCGCGACGAACGCAGCATCTCGATCGAACCGTCGTCCGCTTATGAAATGGGTGTGCGTAACGACCTCAAAGGGTTCGGCGCATTGCGCTGGGACGGTGCGGTAACGCCCGCGAGTTTTGCCGAGGAGATCGCGCCGTCGCGTTCATACGGACGCGTCAAATGGGCCATCCCCGCGATTCTCGCCGGCTACGTGCGCGGCATGCCGATTCTGCGCGGCGCGCGCTTATCGTGCACGGCTGCAATCGTCGGTAATCGCGTGCTGGGCGGCATGCGCGTACCGGATGAGTTCGTGCGGCACCGCGTGCTGGATCTGGTCGGCGACATGGCGATGGCCGGTGCGCCGTTGCTCGGTCGCGTCATTGCTTTGCGGCCGAGTCACGAAATGAACTACCGGCTGGTTGCCGAACTGCTCGCCACGCGCGACGCGTGGGAATGGGCCGAATTTCCGGCTTGA